A window of Streptomyces sp. NBC_01241 genomic DNA:
TTCGTCGCTCGACGTTTGCCGGCCTTGCGCCCCTATGAGCTGTTCGCGGGCAGTTGATCAGCGATCCCGCGCGTCATCGAGAGTCACTTCACCTAGGAGGACATGTGGACAGGCGTCGCTTTCTGGTTGCCAGCGGCTTGAGTTCGGCCACGGCCGTGGCCATGGCCGCCGGACCCGCGCATGCCGCGCGAACGGCCAGGACCAAGACGTCCTCGTCGCTGCGGATCGGGGCGGGCTTCCTTTCGGTGGGCATCAGCGGCTCCGGGTACGTGGACAGCCTGGTGGACCTGCGTGACGGCACCGACCACCTGGCCAAGGACACCCCTGTGCCGCTGGTCAGCGTGGTGGCCGACGGCAAGCACGTGGTTCCCGCGAAGGTGCGGGTCGTGTCGCGTGACCGGGCGCACCACCGGCAGGTCCTGGAGTTCGTCGGCGAGAGCGTGACGATCCAGGTAGAGGCCGTCGGGTTTCCCACGCATTCCACACTTGAAGTCGTCGGCCTGACGGCCGCCTCGGGTGTGGATGTGCAGACGCTGCTGTGGGGTCCGCTGCCGACGATGCTCGACGACACCATCGGCGAGACGGTCGGTGTGGTCGCCAACTCCGATTTCGTCATGGGGGTCCGGCCGCTGAACGACAAGACGGTGGGCGGGTGGCCGAACGAGCATCTGGCGTACGGGTTCGGTCCTGACCTCGTATGGAATCCGTACGGCCTGCAGACCGGTGTGAAGGACGAGTGGCTGGCGAGCAACGTCGCCGCGAAGACCACGTGGGGCAGCGTCCTGCGCGCCACCACCTACGACTACAGCAAGGCACGGGTCCGGCAGCGCACCAACGGTTACGAGATCCCGCTCGGCCCGCTGCCCGCGCCCGAGGGCCGGATCGTCGGGTCGAAGATCGCCCTGTTCGGCAGTGCGCCGGATCTCGCCCTGACCGTGCTCAGCCAGATCGCCAAGGAGCACGACCAGGCGTACCCCACCCTGGACGGCCAGTGGCAGAAGGCGGCCCAGCGCACCTCGCAGACCCACTTCTGGGTCCACGACCTCAACACGGGCACCGTCACAGCGGCCGCCAAGCTCGCCGCGCAGGCCGGGGTGCGGAACATCTACGCGATCAGCGGCAACGGGCCGTGGGTGTCGCACGGGCACTACCAGTTCAACGGCTCCTTCGGTGGATCGGACGCGGCGGCCGCCCAGTTGGTGGCCGCAGCGGCGAAGGAGGGCATCGAGGTCGGAGTGCACACCCTGTCCACCTTCATCGATGCCAACGACCCGTACGTGAAGGCGCCGGCCGATCCACGGCTCGCGGTGGGCGGCTCCGCCCGGCTCACCCGCCCGCTGGCCGGGGCGGACACCACGCTGTACGTGGATGCCAACGGCCTGCTGGCCTCCGGCGTCGACGGTCAACGGCTGTGCATCGGCGACGAGTTCATCACCTACGGTTCCGTCACCAAGGTCAGCAACACCGAGTGGCAGGTCAGCGGCCTGAGCCGGGCACAGTGGTCCTCGGTCGCCAAGGACTACCCGGCC
This region includes:
- a CDS encoding Ig domain-containing protein, producing MSSATAVAMAAGPAHAARTARTKTSSSLRIGAGFLSVGISGSGYVDSLVDLRDGTDHLAKDTPVPLVSVVADGKHVVPAKVRVVSRDRAHHRQVLEFVGESVTIQVEAVGFPTHSTLEVVGLTAASGVDVQTLLWGPLPTMLDDTIGETVGVVANSDFVMGVRPLNDKTVGGWPNEHLAYGFGPDLVWNPYGLQTGVKDEWLASNVAAKTTWGSVLRATTYDYSKARVRQRTNGYEIPLGPLPAPEGRIVGSKIALFGSAPDLALTVLSQIAKEHDQAYPTLDGQWQKAAQRTSQTHFWVHDLNTGTVTAAAKLAAQAGVRNIYAISGNGPWVSHGHYQFNGSFGGSDAAAAQLVAAAAKEGIEVGVHTLSTFIDANDPYVKAPADPRLAVGGSARLTRPLAGADTTLYVDANGLLASGVDGQRLCIGDEFITYGSVTKVSNTEWQVSGLSRAQWSSVAKDYPAGTTVARLIQNGYGGALAGLPITDEIATRLATAYNTSGVHATSYDGLEGTGYNGWGGYGFARLVNGVHRQVTTKNFITECSNLASNTWDAQSRASWGEIGPTSYAQIIRSNTFYRANYLPGMMGQQGLSGGDALQKIEDTLAHAASLDAGINFETSVSSLQSGQNTAVLLAAVRMWESARASGAFTAEQKKQLGVASRHWHLSEVTPDAEWTLQEMDTSGQPIGDPQSIKAPTPGFATPEPADARVGKLYAFKVTSTTPRTIRYEVTDGRLPHGLTLNQDTGGITGIPAFPGTSKFTITAKNGGSIADAKTTYKMTTRP